From the Leptospira sp. WS60.C2 genome, one window contains:
- a CDS encoding MIP/aquaporin family protein, with protein sequence MELVGEFFGTAVLILLGDGVVAGVLLEKSKAKDGGWITITTAWALAVCFGVLVAKALGSPGAHLNPAVTLSVCIQSGDFANFLPYSLAQVTGAALGAFLVYLHYLPHWKETKDPGKILAVFSTEPAIKHTLSNVISEGFGTFLLIIGIHAIFSPTNGGASGIAGTGFVALLVWAIGLSMGGTTGYAINPARDLGPRIVHSLVPIPNKGDSGWKYAWLPVVVPLVGGGLAAIVIRLLIL encoded by the coding sequence TTGGAACTGGTTGGTGAATTTTTTGGAACTGCGGTTTTGATTTTATTAGGGGACGGAGTTGTAGCTGGTGTTTTATTAGAAAAATCCAAAGCCAAAGACGGTGGGTGGATCACAATTACGACTGCTTGGGCCTTAGCCGTTTGTTTCGGAGTTCTTGTCGCAAAAGCATTGGGTAGCCCTGGAGCTCATTTAAACCCTGCCGTTACCCTCTCTGTTTGTATACAATCAGGTGATTTTGCAAATTTTTTACCGTATAGCTTAGCCCAGGTGACTGGTGCCGCTCTCGGAGCATTTCTAGTTTACCTGCACTACCTCCCTCACTGGAAGGAAACAAAAGACCCAGGGAAAATTTTGGCTGTGTTTTCGACAGAACCTGCCATCAAACACACTCTATCCAATGTGATCAGCGAAGGGTTTGGAACGTTTCTTCTCATCATAGGAATTCATGCGATTTTTTCTCCCACAAATGGTGGTGCAAGTGGGATTGCAGGCACCGGTTTTGTTGCCCTCCTTGTTTGGGCAATTGGACTTTCCATGGGAGGAACCACTGGGTATGCCATCAATCCAGCTCGTGACTTAGGACCAAGAATTGTCCATTCCCTTGTTCCCATTCCCAACAAAGGAGACTCCGGTTGGAAATACGCATGGCTTCCCGTAGTGGTTCCGTTAGTGGGTGGTGGACTTGCGGCAATCG